The Candidatus Deferrimicrobium sp. genome has a window encoding:
- a CDS encoding LL-diaminopimelate aminotransferase — protein MARVNEHYLKLKAGYLFPEIGRRVRAFAATNPSANVIRLGIGDVTRPLPPAVLSAFHDAVSELGEEKTFRGYGPEQGYGFLIDTLIEKAYAPLGVHLKRSEIFISDGSKSDTANILDIFALDNKVAIGDPVYPVYNDTNVMIGRSGPADERGYYRGIVYLPCTEANGFFPDVPKGRLDIVYLCSPNNPTGTVATKAQLKGWVDYALANDTVIFFDAAYEAFITEPGYPHSIYEIDGAKRCAVEFRSFSKTAGFTGVRCALTVVPEEVAANTPTGEKVVLNKLWNRRQTTKFNGVSYPVQRAAAAVYSDEGWRQTKAIVDYYMENAKIIREGLTGAGFTVYGGVNAPYIWLKTPGGISSWDFFDRLLTECNVVGTPGSGFGPSGEGFFRLSAFGNRDDVVAAVERIRKNLG, from the coding sequence GGATCGGGGATGTCACCCGTCCGCTGCCCCCCGCGGTCCTGTCGGCGTTCCACGACGCCGTCTCCGAGCTCGGAGAAGAAAAGACCTTCAGGGGGTACGGCCCCGAGCAGGGATACGGCTTCCTCATCGACACGCTGATCGAAAAGGCGTACGCGCCGCTGGGCGTCCACCTCAAACGGAGCGAGATCTTCATCTCGGACGGCTCCAAGAGCGACACGGCGAACATCCTCGACATCTTCGCGCTCGACAACAAGGTGGCGATCGGCGACCCGGTCTACCCGGTCTACAACGATACGAACGTGATGATCGGGCGCTCCGGTCCGGCCGACGAGCGCGGCTACTACCGGGGGATCGTCTACCTTCCGTGCACCGAGGCGAATGGATTCTTCCCCGATGTACCGAAGGGGAGGCTCGACATCGTCTACCTGTGCTCCCCGAACAACCCGACGGGCACGGTCGCGACGAAGGCGCAGCTCAAAGGGTGGGTCGATTACGCTCTCGCCAACGACACGGTGATTTTCTTCGACGCGGCCTACGAGGCGTTCATCACGGAGCCCGGCTATCCACATTCGATCTACGAGATCGATGGCGCGAAGCGGTGCGCCGTCGAGTTTCGCAGCTTCTCCAAGACCGCCGGGTTCACCGGGGTGCGGTGCGCGCTGACGGTGGTGCCGGAGGAGGTGGCGGCAAACACCCCGACGGGTGAGAAGGTGGTGCTCAACAAGCTGTGGAACCGGCGGCAGACGACGAAGTTCAACGGCGTCTCCTACCCGGTTCAGAGGGCCGCGGCTGCGGTCTACTCCGACGAGGGGTGGCGGCAGACGAAGGCGATCGTCGACTACTACATGGAAAACGCGAAGATCATCCGGGAAGGGCTCACAGGTGCGGGGTTCACCGTTTACGGCGGTGTCAACGCCCCCTACATCTGGCTGAAGACCCCGGGAGGGATCTCCTCGTGGGATTTTTTCGACCGCCTTCTCACGGAGTGCAACGTGGTCGGGACGCCCGGCAGCGGATTCGGGCCGTCGGGCGAGGGATTCTTCCGGCTGTCGGCCTTCGGCAACCGCGACGACGTTGTGGCAGCGGTGGAGCGGATCCGGAAGAACCTTGGATAG